A DNA window from Phaenicophaeus curvirostris isolate KB17595 chromosome 11, BPBGC_Pcur_1.0, whole genome shotgun sequence contains the following coding sequences:
- the EMC3 gene encoding ER membrane protein complex subunit 3 — MSEPELLLDSNIRLWVVLPIVFITFFVGMIRHYVSILLQSDKRLTQEQVSDSQVLIRSRVLRENGKYIPKQSFLTRKYYFNNPEDGFFKKTKRKVVPPSPMTDPTMLTDMMKGNVTNVLPMILIGGWINMTFSGFVTTKVPFPLTLRFKPMLQQGIELLTLDASWVSSASWYFLNVFGLRSIYTLILGQDNAADQSRVMQEQMTGAAMAMPADTNKAFKTEWEALELTDHQWALEDVEEELMAKDLHFEGMFKEELQTSIF, encoded by the exons ATGAGCGAACCCGAGCTGCTGCTGGACTCCAACATCCGGCTGTGGGTGGTGCTGCCCATCGTCTTCATCACCTTCTTCGTGGGCATGATCCGCCACTACGTGTCCATCCTGCTGCAGAGCGACAAGCGCCTCACGCAGGAGCAGGTGTCCGACAG CCAAGTCCTGATTCGCAGCAGAGTCCTTCGGGAAAACGGGAAATACATTCCTAAGCAG tcatttctgacccggaaatattattttaacaaCCCAGAGGATggattttttaagaaaacaaaaagaaaggttGTGCCCCCTTCACCAATGACAG ACCCTACCATGCTGACAGATATGATGAAAGGGAATGTAACCAACGTTCTGCCTATGATCCTCATCGGTGGTTGGATCAACATGACCTTTTCAGGATTTGTCACGA CAAAGGTGCCGTTTCCTCTGACGCTGCGTTTTAAACCAATGTTGCAGCAGGGGATTGAACTGCTCACCTTGGATGCGTCCTG GGTGAGCTCTGCTTCCTGGTACTTCCTGAACGTGTTTGGACTCAGAAGTATTTATACTCTCATCCTGGGCCAAGATAATG CCGCAGATCAGTCTAGGGTGATGCAAGAACAAATGACAGGGGCAGCGATGGCCATGCCGGCGGATACTAACAAAGCATTTAAG ACTGAGTGGGAAGCTCTAGAGCTGACTGATCATCAGTGGGCCTTGGAAGATGTAGAAGAGGAGCTCATGGCAAAAGATCTCCATTTTGAAGGCATGTTTAAGGAAGAACTCCAGACCTCCATCTTCTGA